DNA sequence from the Tenacibaculum mesophilum genome:
GCTTAAAGAGTTAGAAGATGTTCAAGAAATGTATGAAAATAAGTCTGAAGGAATGTTAGTAAATAGTTTTATAAAAGCCTCTCGCCGTTATAATTCATCTAACCCTCATGATAATGTTCAAGATTATTTATCTGCTACTAGTGAAAACTTTTTTGAGTATGTAGATTTTAAAAGTGACAAACTATACAATTCTTCTTTTTTGATTGACCGAATTAACGATTATGTTTTTTACCTAAATTATTCTGAAGATAAGGATGTTCAACAAAAATTAATAAAGGAATCTATTACCAATGTTATGAAGAAAATTTCTTCTGACAAGTTAGAAAAAGCAGTTATCGATTATTTAATTAGTGCTCTTACTGAAAAACGTAACGGGCCTGCAGTAGACTGGATGTTTGCTGAATATTATGACAAACTTCCTGTTGAAGATCAAGATGTTGATTTTAAAAAGGAAAAACTAGACATCTTACTTGCAACAGTAGGTAGAGTGGCACCTGATTTTTCTTGGAAAGAAGGAGATAAAGAATATAAATTATCAACATTAAATGATGGAAACAAGTATTTGTTAGTATTCTGGAGTACTGGTTGCCCACACTGTATAAAAGAAATTCCAGAACTTTATAAGTTTATGCAAACTCATAAAGAAGTATCGGTAGTTTCTTTTGGTATTGAAAATGAAGAAAATGAATGGGACGAGTTTGTTAAGAATTTACCAGGATGGCACAATGCTATTGGAACACATCCTGAGTATAAGTTTGACAACGAAACCGTAAAAAAATATAACCTACTTGGTACTCCGTCTTATTTCGTATTAGACAAAGACAAAAATATTATTGCTATGCCTGATCACGTTGAAGACGTAGAAAAATATTTCAATAGCGATAAGAAATAAATATCAATATAACGTAAAGAAAAAGCTCAACAAATTTGTTGAGCTTTTTCTTTTTTAAAAATATAAAAATGCATCTTCAATATGCTCTATTACAAACTCATTTCGTTGTTTAATGATAGCAATGATATCAAACCGTATTTCAACATCTAACCCTCGTTCATTTACATAATTATCAATAGCAGTAACTAATAGCTTTATTTTCTTTGAGTTCACAAAGTCTTGTGGATTTCCAAAATAAGATGTAGATCTTGTTTTAACCTCAATAACAACCAATACATCTTTTTTTTGAGCAATAATATCAACCTCTGCTTTTTGGAAACAGTAATTTTTTTCAACAATAGTGTACCCATTTTTAACAAGATAATCTATTGCTAGTTGCTCTCCCTTCTTACCAAGTTCATTGTGTTGTGCCATTTAAAAACTTATATTTGAGTAACCGTAAATCTTTTTATCATGAAAAAAAACATAGGAAACATTGATAAAGCTATTAGAACTTTCATTGCTCTTATAATGGCTATGCTATCTTACTTTGAATTTATTACAGGAATTTTTGGTAATATCTTACTTGTATTAGCAATTATACTTTTGGTTACTAGTTTAATAAATTTTTGCCCACTATACAAGTTGTTAGGAATAAACACATGTAAAACAAAAAACAGTTAATTAAATTCTACCAAACACTGCTTATTCTTACTTATCGATAATTTAACTTCTCTACCCATTATCAATGCTCTATTATCTGGTTCATGACCTGCAGGAAAATTAAATAATATAGGGATATCTTTAGGAACAACGTCCAAAATTAATTGTTCTATTGAACTTCCCCAAGGAGTGGTATTTCTCTTAATCTTAGTCATATCTCCCACAATAATCGCTTTAACTTTAGTAAAATACCCTGCTCGCCTTAAACTTTGTAACATTCTATCTATCGAGTACTTATATTCTCCTATTTCTTCAATAAACAAAACTTTTCCATCTGTAGAAATTTGACTGTCCGACCCTAACATCGAAGCCAAAATAGCAATATTACCTCCCACTAATTCTCCTGAAACCTCACCTACTTTATTCTCTTGTGAAGCAGGAACTTCATAGCGTAATTTTTCTCCAAATAATGCTTTCTTAAAAGTAGCGATTGTTTGCACAAGATCTTTTGGATCTTCTTCCATACTTGTTCCCATCATCGCATGCATTGTTTCAATACCTAAATTATGAATATGATTATGAAATGCTGTAACATCAGAATACCCAATAATCCATTTTGGATGTTTTTTAAAATTAGTAAAATCTAATCTATCTAAAATCCTCACAGAACCATATCCTCCGCGTGCACTCCAAATAGCCTTAATATTAGGATTGTCTAACGCGTCTTGAAAATCTTGACAACGTTCTTCATCAGTACCTGCAAAATGATCATTCTGATTAAACATATGCTTCCCATACACTACCTTTAACCCCCAAATTTCTGCTAATTTTTTAGCTTTATCAATGGTTTGTTTACGATTTTTTAATATTCCAGCAGGAGCAACAATTGCAATCGTATCTCCCTTTTGCAAATAGGGTGGTGTGGTTAACTTCATCGTTTTATTTTGTGCATAACCTGATATAATTATCAGTATAAAAAATAAGGTGAAAATTCTTTTTTCCATAAACAAGTCTCTTTTCTTGACTTTAAAAGTCTAAAGTCCATCAAATGTACCTAATTTATAACAGTATAAAAAATTGCTTTTTCGTACTTTTGCGCTTTAATTTTAGTAGAAAAACATGAGTACACCAAAAAGATATACAATTACAGCAGCATTACCTTATACAAATGGACCAATCCATATTGGTCATTTGGCAGGAGTGTATGTTCCTGGAGATATTTATGCGCGTTATCTGCGTCAAAAAGGAAAAGACGTAGCCTATATTTGTGGTTCTGATGAACACGGAGTTGCGATACCAATGCGTGCTAAAAAAGAAGGTGTTACTCCACAAGCTATTATTGATAAGTACAACGGAATCATTAAAAAATCGTTTGAAGATTTCGGTATTTCTTTTGATAATTACTCGCGTACCTCGGCTGAAATTCATCATAAAACAGCATCAGATTTCTTTATCAAATTATACAATGATGGTGAATTTGTTGAAGAAGTTACTCAACAACTATATGACGAAGAGGCTAATCAGTTTTTAGCAGATCGTTTTGTAATTGGTACGTGCCCTAAATGTGGAAACGAAGAAAGTTATGGAGACCAATGTGAAAAATGTGGTACAAGTCATAATGCTACTGATTTAATCAATCCTAAATCAGCTATTACTGGAAATGTTCCTACCTTAAAAGAAACTAAGCACTGGTTTTTACCATTAGATAAACACGAAGCTTTTTTACGTGAGTGGATTTTAGAAAGTCATAAAAATGACTGGAAACCAAATGTATTAGGACAATGTAAATCTTGGATTGATGACGGTTTACGTCCTCGTGCGGTAACCCGTGATTTGGACTGGGGGATTCCTGTTCCTGTGGAAGGTGCTGATGGAAAAGTATTATATGTATGGTTCGATGCTCCTATTGGTTATATCTCTTCTACTAAAGAATGGGCAGAACGAGAAGGTAAAAACTGGGAAGATTATTGGAAAAAAGATGATACTAAATTAGTCCACTTTATTGGTAAAGATAATATTGTATTTCACTGTATTATTTTCCCTGCAATGTTAAAGGC
Encoded proteins:
- a CDS encoding TlpA disulfide reductase family protein is translated as MMKKLLALLIFTTSLANAQYTVKGTMTPPDKGDWVILYKIEGAKQKFLANATIKFDTVAISGEKQVLGKFSFELPNTATPGAYRATYRNSGAGFVDFFFNKENVEFVFNPKYPDQSVLFTSSRENKLYNEYLQAYNAVQKKIDSLQASYIETKSKDTKKAYKKELKELEDVQEMYENKSEGMLVNSFIKASRRYNSSNPHDNVQDYLSATSENFFEYVDFKSDKLYNSSFLIDRINDYVFYLNYSEDKDVQQKLIKESITNVMKKISSDKLEKAVIDYLISALTEKRNGPAVDWMFAEYYDKLPVEDQDVDFKKEKLDILLATVGRVAPDFSWKEGDKEYKLSTLNDGNKYLLVFWSTGCPHCIKEIPELYKFMQTHKEVSVVSFGIENEENEWDEFVKNLPGWHNAIGTHPEYKFDNETVKKYNLLGTPSYFVLDKDKNIIAMPDHVEDVEKYFNSDKK
- a CDS encoding S66 peptidase family protein, which produces MEKRIFTLFFILIIISGYAQNKTMKLTTPPYLQKGDTIAIVAPAGILKNRKQTIDKAKKLAEIWGLKVVYGKHMFNQNDHFAGTDEERCQDFQDALDNPNIKAIWSARGGYGSVRILDRLDFTNFKKHPKWIIGYSDVTAFHNHIHNLGIETMHAMMGTSMEEDPKDLVQTIATFKKALFGEKLRYEVPASQENKVGEVSGELVGGNIAILASMLGSDSQISTDGKVLFIEEIGEYKYSIDRMLQSLRRAGYFTKVKAIIVGDMTKIKRNTTPWGSSIEQLILDVVPKDIPILFNFPAGHEPDNRALIMGREVKLSISKNKQCLVEFN
- a CDS encoding YraN family protein, yielding MAQHNELGKKGEQLAIDYLVKNGYTIVEKNYCFQKAEVDIIAQKKDVLVVIEVKTRSTSYFGNPQDFVNSKKIKLLVTAIDNYVNERGLDVEIRFDIIAIIKQRNEFVIEHIEDAFLYF
- a CDS encoding YgaP family membrane protein translates to MKKNIGNIDKAIRTFIALIMAMLSYFEFITGIFGNILLVLAIILLVTSLINFCPLYKLLGINTCKTKNS